One Aquarana catesbeiana isolate 2022-GZ linkage group LG06, ASM4218655v1, whole genome shotgun sequence genomic region harbors:
- the LOC141148348 gene encoding F-box only protein 6-like, producing MWTTNSLKTNLIKNSRALEDLKYWTIDANGGSLWKVEDLPGGEGELFPNPSVTKYFVTSNQPCKKSQTIDLLKEGFSADILDKAQPAIIVTDWYAARKDCGCQYELLVRLLSADKKTLQEFHPQPVTLPQHCDGQWHYVTHTFSNYGPGVRYIYFQHGGKDTLNWAGWYGSRVTNSSISIDI from the exons AGGATTTAAAATACTGGACCATAGATGCAAATGGTGGTAGTCTATGGAAGGTTGAAGATTTGCCTGGAGGTGAAGGAGAGCTTTTTCCAAATCCATCTGTCACAAAATACTTTGTAACCTCTAACCA ACCCTGCAAGAAGTCTCAGACTATTGACCTACTGAAAGAGGGGTTCAGTGCTGATATTTTGGACAAAGCTCAACCGGCCATTATCGTCACAGACTG GTATGCGGCTAGGAAGGACTGTGGCTGCCAGTATGAGTTGTTGGTCCGACTGCTTTCTGCAGACAAGAAAACCTTACAGGAGTTTCACCCACAGCCCGTGACCCTACCGCAACATTGTGATGGCCAATGGCATTAT GTAACACACACATTCAGTAACTATGGACCAGGAGTGCGCTATATCTATTTTCAGCATGGCGGGAAGGACACTTTGAACTGGGCCGGTTGGTATGGATCGCGAGTCACCAACAGCAGCATCTCTATAGACATTTAG